One Syngnathoides biaculeatus isolate LvHL_M chromosome 4, ASM1980259v1, whole genome shotgun sequence DNA window includes the following coding sequences:
- the fsta gene encoding follistatin-A isoform X3: MFGMLKDHLQPGFFFFFVWFCHHMEHQKVQAGNCWLQQGKNGRCQVLYMPGMSREECCRSGRLGTSWTEEDVPNSTLFRWMIFNGGAPNCIPCKESCENVDCGPGKRCKMNRRSKPRCVCAPDCSNVTWKGPVCGSDGKTYKDECALLKAKCKAHPDLDVQYQGKCKKTCRDVLCPGSSTCVVDQTNNAYCVTCNRVCPEVTSPEQYLCGNDGIVYASACHLRRATCLLGRSIGVAYEGKCIKAKSCEDIQCGGGKKCLWDTRMSRGRCSLCDGACPESRTDEAVCASDNTTYPSECAMKQAACSEGVLLEVKHSGSCNSTLYSPHVAIREDQEEDEDDEDYKSHVHLSSMLDG; encoded by the exons ATGTTTGGGATGCTGAAAGATCACCTCCAGCcgggatttttcttctttttcgtgTGGTTCTGCCACCACATGGAGCATCAGAAAGTTCAAG CTGGGAACTGCTGGTTGCAGCAGGGCAAGAACGGCCGCTGCCAGGTGCTCTACATGCCCGGGATGAGCAGGGAGGAGTGCTGCAGGAGCGGCAGACTGGGCACGTCCTGGACCGAGGAGGACGTCCCCAACAGCACGCTGTTCAGATGGATGATCTTCAACGGCGGAGCCCCCAATTGCATACCTTGCAAAG AGTCGTGTGAAAATGTGGACTGCGGGCCGGGCAAGAGGTGCAAGATGAACCGGAGGAGTAAGCCGCGGTGCGTTTGCGCGCCGGACTGCTCCAACGTCACGTGGAAGGGACCCGTGTGCGGCTCGGACGGCAAGACCTACAAGGACGAGTGCGCGCTCCTCAAGGCCAAATGCAAAGCCCACCCGGACCTGGACGTCCAGTACCAGGGAAAATGCAAAA AAACGTGCCGCGACGTGCTGTGCCCCGGCAGCTCCACCTGCGTGGTGGACCAGACCAACAACGCCTACTGCGTGACCTGCAACCGGGTTTGCCCCGAAGTGACTTCCCCCGAGCAGTACCTGTGCGGCAACGACGGCATCGTGTACGCCAGCGCCTGCCACCTGAGGCGGGCCACCTGCCTGCTGGGCCGCTCCATCGGGGTGGCCTACGAGGGCAAATGCATCA AGGCCAAGTCATGCGAGGACATCCAGTGCGGCGGCGGCAAGAAGTGCCTGTGGGACACCCGCATGAGCCGAGGACGCTGCTCGCTGTGCGACGGCGCGTGTCCGGAGAGCCGGACGGACGAGGCGGTGTGCGCCAGCGACAACACCACCTACCCCAGCGAGTGCGCCATGAAGCAGGCCGCCTGCTCCGAAGGGGTGCTGCTGGAGGTCAAGCACTCGGGATCTTGCAACT CTACACTGTATTCCCCTCATGTAGCCATCAGAGAAGACCAggaagaggatgaggatgatgaagacTACAAGTCCCATGTCCATTTATCATCTATGCTGGATGGATAG
- the fsta gene encoding follistatin-A isoform X1 — protein sequence MFGMLKDHLQPGFFFFFVWFCHHMEHQKVQAGNCWLQQGKNGRCQVLYMPGMSREECCRSGRLGTSWTEEDVPNSTLFRWMIFNGGAPNCIPCKGGESCENVDCGPGKRCKMNRRSKPRCVCAPDCSNVTWKGPVCGSDGKTYKDECALLKAKCKAHPDLDVQYQGKCKKTCRDVLCPGSSTCVVDQTNNAYCVTCNRVCPEVTSPEQYLCGNDGIVYASACHLRRATCLLGRSIGVAYEGKCIKAKSCEDIQCGGGKKCLWDTRMSRGRCSLCDGACPESRTDEAVCASDNTTYPSECAMKQAACSEGVLLEVKHSGSCNCK from the exons ATGTTTGGGATGCTGAAAGATCACCTCCAGCcgggatttttcttctttttcgtgTGGTTCTGCCACCACATGGAGCATCAGAAAGTTCAAG CTGGGAACTGCTGGTTGCAGCAGGGCAAGAACGGCCGCTGCCAGGTGCTCTACATGCCCGGGATGAGCAGGGAGGAGTGCTGCAGGAGCGGCAGACTGGGCACGTCCTGGACCGAGGAGGACGTCCCCAACAGCACGCTGTTCAGATGGATGATCTTCAACGGCGGAGCCCCCAATTGCATACCTTGCAAAGGTGGAG AGTCGTGTGAAAATGTGGACTGCGGGCCGGGCAAGAGGTGCAAGATGAACCGGAGGAGTAAGCCGCGGTGCGTTTGCGCGCCGGACTGCTCCAACGTCACGTGGAAGGGACCCGTGTGCGGCTCGGACGGCAAGACCTACAAGGACGAGTGCGCGCTCCTCAAGGCCAAATGCAAAGCCCACCCGGACCTGGACGTCCAGTACCAGGGAAAATGCAAAA AAACGTGCCGCGACGTGCTGTGCCCCGGCAGCTCCACCTGCGTGGTGGACCAGACCAACAACGCCTACTGCGTGACCTGCAACCGGGTTTGCCCCGAAGTGACTTCCCCCGAGCAGTACCTGTGCGGCAACGACGGCATCGTGTACGCCAGCGCCTGCCACCTGAGGCGGGCCACCTGCCTGCTGGGCCGCTCCATCGGGGTGGCCTACGAGGGCAAATGCATCA AGGCCAAGTCATGCGAGGACATCCAGTGCGGCGGCGGCAAGAAGTGCCTGTGGGACACCCGCATGAGCCGAGGACGCTGCTCGCTGTGCGACGGCGCGTGTCCGGAGAGCCGGACGGACGAGGCGGTGTGCGCCAGCGACAACACCACCTACCCCAGCGAGTGCGCCATGAAGCAGGCCGCCTGCTCCGAAGGGGTGCTGCTGGAGGTCAAGCACTCGGGATCTTGCAACTGTAAGTAA
- the fsta gene encoding follistatin-A isoform X2, whose product MFGMLKDHLQPGFFFFFVWFCHHMEHQKVQAGNCWLQQGKNGRCQVLYMPGMSREECCRSGRLGTSWTEEDVPNSTLFRWMIFNGGAPNCIPCKESCENVDCGPGKRCKMNRRSKPRCVCAPDCSNVTWKGPVCGSDGKTYKDECALLKAKCKAHPDLDVQYQGKCKKTCRDVLCPGSSTCVVDQTNNAYCVTCNRVCPEVTSPEQYLCGNDGIVYASACHLRRATCLLGRSIGVAYEGKCIKAKSCEDIQCGGGKKCLWDTRMSRGRCSLCDGACPESRTDEAVCASDNTTYPSECAMKQAACSEGVLLEVKHSGSCNSIREDQEEDEDDEDYKSHVHLSSMLDG is encoded by the exons ATGTTTGGGATGCTGAAAGATCACCTCCAGCcgggatttttcttctttttcgtgTGGTTCTGCCACCACATGGAGCATCAGAAAGTTCAAG CTGGGAACTGCTGGTTGCAGCAGGGCAAGAACGGCCGCTGCCAGGTGCTCTACATGCCCGGGATGAGCAGGGAGGAGTGCTGCAGGAGCGGCAGACTGGGCACGTCCTGGACCGAGGAGGACGTCCCCAACAGCACGCTGTTCAGATGGATGATCTTCAACGGCGGAGCCCCCAATTGCATACCTTGCAAAG AGTCGTGTGAAAATGTGGACTGCGGGCCGGGCAAGAGGTGCAAGATGAACCGGAGGAGTAAGCCGCGGTGCGTTTGCGCGCCGGACTGCTCCAACGTCACGTGGAAGGGACCCGTGTGCGGCTCGGACGGCAAGACCTACAAGGACGAGTGCGCGCTCCTCAAGGCCAAATGCAAAGCCCACCCGGACCTGGACGTCCAGTACCAGGGAAAATGCAAAA AAACGTGCCGCGACGTGCTGTGCCCCGGCAGCTCCACCTGCGTGGTGGACCAGACCAACAACGCCTACTGCGTGACCTGCAACCGGGTTTGCCCCGAAGTGACTTCCCCCGAGCAGTACCTGTGCGGCAACGACGGCATCGTGTACGCCAGCGCCTGCCACCTGAGGCGGGCCACCTGCCTGCTGGGCCGCTCCATCGGGGTGGCCTACGAGGGCAAATGCATCA AGGCCAAGTCATGCGAGGACATCCAGTGCGGCGGCGGCAAGAAGTGCCTGTGGGACACCCGCATGAGCCGAGGACGCTGCTCGCTGTGCGACGGCGCGTGTCCGGAGAGCCGGACGGACGAGGCGGTGTGCGCCAGCGACAACACCACCTACCCCAGCGAGTGCGCCATGAAGCAGGCCGCCTGCTCCGAAGGGGTGCTGCTGGAGGTCAAGCACTCGGGATCTTGCAACT CCATCAGAGAAGACCAggaagaggatgaggatgatgaagacTACAAGTCCCATGTCCATTTATCATCTATGCTGGATGGATAG